In the genome of Streptomyces sp. NBC_00190, one region contains:
- a CDS encoding transglycosylase family protein: MLLSGKGKHRRGTAIERTARIVTLAGVAGVAVAAPLMAAGSASAATSSEWDRVAQCESGGNWAINTGNGYYGGLQFSSSTWAAYGGKAYAGQANQASKSQQIAVAEKVLKGQGKGAWPSCGVGLSNSSYSGGGAAETPKQTEKKTETKKTQPKKTEPKKETKRSEAPAPTTRSERSEAPAPKTGNGSYEVKSGDTLGTIAEANGVKGGWEKLFELNKDIVSDADLIFPGQKLKLS, from the coding sequence ATGCTGCTTTCCGGCAAGGGCAAGCACCGCCGCGGTACCGCCATCGAGCGCACCGCCCGCATCGTCACGCTCGCCGGTGTCGCCGGTGTGGCCGTCGCCGCCCCCCTGATGGCCGCCGGCTCCGCCAGTGCCGCCACCTCCTCCGAGTGGGACCGCGTCGCGCAGTGCGAGTCCGGCGGCAACTGGGCCATCAACACGGGCAACGGCTACTACGGCGGCCTGCAGTTCTCGTCGTCCACCTGGGCCGCGTACGGCGGCAAGGCGTACGCCGGGCAGGCCAACCAGGCCTCGAAGTCCCAGCAGATAGCCGTCGCGGAGAAGGTCCTCAAGGGCCAGGGCAAGGGCGCCTGGCCGTCCTGTGGCGTGGGTCTGTCGAACTCCTCCTACAGCGGGGGCGGCGCGGCCGAAACCCCGAAGCAGACGGAGAAGAAGACCGAGACCAAGAAGACCCAGCCGAAGAAGACCGAGCCGAAGAAGGAGACGAAGCGCTCCGAGGCCCCGGCCCCGACCACCCGCTCCGAGCGCTCCGAGGCCCCGGCCCCGAAGACCGGCAACGGCTCGTACGAGGTCAAGTCCGGAGACACCCTGGGCACCATCGCCGAGGCCAACGGCGTCAAGGGCGGCTGGGAGAAGCTCTTCGAGCTGAACAAGGACATCGTCTCGGACGCCGACCTGATCTTCCCGGGTCAGAAGCTGAAGCTCAGCTGA
- a CDS encoding Ppx/GppA phosphatase family protein gives MTRVAGIDCGTNSIRLLVADYDPATGELVELDRRMIIVRLGQGVDKTGRLAPEALERTFAACREYAAVIEELGAERVRFVATSASRDAENRDEFVRGVVDILGVEPEVISGDQEAEFSFTGATKELTAHELPQTPSGGTPMERPFLVVDIGGGSTEFVVGEEHVRAARSVDVGCVRMTERHLVVDGQVTDPPTEAQIAAVRADIEAALDLAAETVPLAEARTLVGLAGSVTTVAAIALGLPEYDSAAVHHSRISYDQVREITGRMLTSTHAERAAIPVMHPGRVDVIGAGALVLLAIMERIGASEVVVSEHDILDGIAISAAEEAETDKGRV, from the coding sequence GTGACCCGGGTCGCCGGCATCGACTGCGGTACGAACTCCATCCGGCTGCTCGTCGCGGACTATGACCCCGCGACGGGCGAACTGGTCGAGCTGGACCGGCGGATGATCATCGTCCGCCTCGGCCAGGGTGTGGACAAGACCGGCCGCCTCGCCCCGGAGGCGCTGGAGCGCACCTTCGCCGCCTGCCGCGAGTACGCGGCGGTCATCGAGGAACTGGGCGCCGAGCGGGTGCGCTTCGTGGCGACCTCGGCTTCCCGGGACGCCGAGAACCGGGACGAGTTCGTCCGGGGCGTCGTGGACATCCTGGGCGTCGAGCCCGAGGTGATCTCCGGCGACCAGGAGGCGGAGTTCTCCTTCACCGGCGCCACCAAGGAGCTCACCGCGCACGAGCTCCCCCAGACTCCGTCCGGGGGGACCCCCATGGAGCGGCCGTTCCTGGTCGTGGACATCGGCGGCGGCTCGACGGAGTTCGTGGTCGGCGAGGAGCACGTCCGGGCGGCGCGTTCCGTGGACGTGGGCTGCGTCCGGATGACCGAGCGCCACCTGGTGGTGGACGGCCAGGTCACCGACCCGCCGACCGAGGCGCAGATCGCCGCCGTACGGGCCGACATCGAGGCGGCGCTGGACCTGGCGGCCGAGACGGTCCCGCTGGCCGAGGCCCGCACCCTGGTGGGCCTGGCCGGCTCGGTGACCACGGTCGCCGCGATCGCCCTCGGGCTGCCGGAGTACGACTCGGCGGCCGTCCACCACTCCCGGATCTCCTACGACCAGGTCCGCGAGATCACCGGCCGGATGCTGACGTCGACCCACGCCGAGCGCGCGGCGATCCCCGTGATGCACCCGGGCCGGGTGGACGTGATCGGCGCCGGCGCGCTGGTCCTGCTGGCCATCATGGAGCGCATCGGAGCCTCGGAGGTCGTGGTCTCGGAGCACGACATCCTCGACGGCATCGCGATCAGCGCCGCCGAAGAGGCCGAGACCGACAAAGGGCGGGTCTGA
- the eno gene encoding phosphopyruvate hydratase, whose protein sequence is MLVPSIDVVVAREILDSRGNPTVEVEVGLDDGSTGRAAVPSGASTGAFEAIELRDGDPNRYMGKGVEKAVLAVIEQIGPELVGYDATEQRLIDQAMFDLDATDNKGSLGANAILGVSLAVAHAASEASDLPLFRYLGGPNAHLLPVPMMNILNGGSHADSNVDIQEFMIAPIGAESFSEALRWGAEVYHTLKKVLHTKGLSTGLGDEGGFAPNLESNRAALDLIIEAIKQAGYTPGKDIALALDVAASEFYKDGKYEFEGQSRSAAEMTDYYAELVEAYPLVSIEDPLFEDDWAGWKTITDRLGAKVQIVGDDLFVTNPERLARGIEEGSANALLVKVNQIGSLTETLDAVEMAQRNGFKCMMSHRSGETEDVTIADLAVAVNCGQIKTGAPARSDRVAKYNQLLRIEEILDDAAVYAGRSAFPRFKG, encoded by the coding sequence ATGCTCGTGCCGTCCATCGACGTCGTCGTAGCCCGGGAAATCCTGGACTCCCGAGGCAACCCCACGGTCGAGGTCGAGGTGGGCCTCGACGATGGCAGCACCGGCCGTGCTGCAGTTCCGTCCGGCGCCTCCACCGGTGCATTCGAGGCCATCGAGCTCCGTGACGGTGACCCCAACCGTTACATGGGCAAGGGTGTCGAGAAGGCCGTCCTCGCCGTCATCGAGCAGATCGGCCCGGAGCTCGTCGGCTACGACGCCACCGAGCAGCGTCTGATCGACCAGGCCATGTTCGACCTGGACGCCACCGACAACAAGGGCTCCCTCGGCGCGAACGCCATCCTCGGTGTGTCCCTCGCCGTCGCGCACGCCGCGTCGGAGGCCTCGGACCTTCCGCTCTTCCGCTACCTCGGCGGTCCGAACGCGCACCTGCTGCCCGTTCCGATGATGAACATCCTCAACGGTGGGTCGCACGCCGACTCCAACGTGGACATCCAGGAGTTCATGATCGCCCCGATCGGCGCGGAGTCCTTCTCCGAGGCGCTGCGCTGGGGTGCCGAGGTCTACCACACCCTCAAGAAGGTCCTGCACACCAAGGGCCTGTCCACCGGTCTCGGTGACGAGGGCGGCTTCGCCCCGAACCTGGAGTCCAACCGCGCCGCGCTCGACCTCATCATCGAGGCCATCAAGCAGGCCGGCTACACCCCGGGCAAGGACATCGCGCTCGCGCTCGACGTCGCCGCGTCCGAGTTCTACAAGGACGGCAAGTACGAGTTCGAGGGCCAGTCCCGCTCGGCCGCCGAGATGACCGACTACTACGCCGAGCTCGTCGAGGCGTACCCGCTGGTCTCCATCGAGGACCCGCTGTTCGAGGACGACTGGGCCGGCTGGAAGACCATCACCGACCGCCTGGGCGCCAAGGTCCAGATCGTCGGCGACGACCTCTTCGTCACCAACCCGGAGCGCCTGGCCCGCGGTATCGAGGAGGGCTCCGCGAACGCCCTGCTCGTGAAGGTGAACCAGATCGGTTCGCTGACCGAGACCCTGGACGCCGTCGAGATGGCCCAGCGCAACGGCTTCAAGTGCATGATGTCGCACCGCTCCGGTGAGACCGAGGACGTCACCATCGCCGACCTCGCCGTCGCCGTGAACTGCGGCCAGATCAAGACCGGCGCCCCGGCCCGCTCGGACCGCGTCGCCAAGTACAACCAGCTGCTGCGCATCGAGGAGATCCTCGACGACGCCGCGGTGTACGCGGGCCGCAGCGCCTTCCCGCGCTTCAAGGGCTAA
- a CDS encoding NAD(P)/FAD-dependent oxidoreductase, whose translation MSTTERPRILVVGGGYVGLYAAKRIMKKMRYGEATVTVVDPRSYMTYQPFLPEVAAGSISPRHVVVPLRRVLPKAEVLTGRVTSIDQDRKVAVVTPLVGEAYELPFDYLVIALGAVSRTFPIPGLAEQGIGMKGVEEGIGLRNHVLEQLDKAESTTDENVRRKALTFVFVGGGFAGAETIGEVEDMARDAAKYYSTIKREDMRFILVDAADKILPEVGPKLGTWGKEHLESRGIEIYLNTSMDSCVDGHVVLKNGLEVDSNTIVWTAGVKPNPALARFGLPLGPRGHVDAEPTLQVKGTDYIWTAGDNAQVPDMASRKAGVENAWCPPNAQHALRQAKVLGDNVISGMRGFPQHEYSHSNKGAVAGLGLHKGVAMIVMGKMKIKLKGRLAWYMHRGYHGMAMPTWNRKIRVFADWTLGMFLKREVVSLGALETPREEFYEAAKPAPAAAAPAQKAKAS comes from the coding sequence ATGAGCACCACGGAGCGTCCCAGGATCCTCGTTGTAGGAGGTGGGTACGTAGGCCTGTACGCGGCCAAGCGGATCATGAAGAAGATGCGCTATGGCGAGGCGACCGTCACGGTCGTCGACCCGCGGTCGTACATGACCTACCAGCCCTTCCTCCCCGAAGTGGCCGCAGGCAGCATCTCGCCTCGGCACGTCGTCGTCCCGCTGCGACGCGTGCTGCCCAAGGCAGAGGTTCTCACCGGCCGGGTCACCAGCATCGACCAGGACCGCAAGGTCGCCGTCGTCACGCCGCTGGTCGGCGAGGCGTACGAGCTGCCCTTCGACTACCTGGTCATCGCGCTCGGCGCCGTCTCCCGCACCTTCCCGATCCCCGGCCTCGCCGAACAGGGCATCGGTATGAAGGGCGTCGAAGAGGGCATCGGCCTGCGCAACCACGTCCTCGAACAGCTCGACAAGGCCGAGTCCACGACGGACGAGAACGTCCGCCGCAAGGCCCTCACCTTCGTCTTCGTCGGCGGCGGCTTCGCCGGTGCGGAGACCATCGGCGAGGTCGAGGACATGGCCCGCGACGCCGCGAAGTACTACTCCACGATCAAGCGCGAGGACATGCGCTTCATCCTGGTCGACGCGGCCGACAAGATCCTTCCCGAGGTCGGGCCCAAGCTCGGCACCTGGGGCAAGGAGCACCTCGAGTCCCGCGGCATCGAGATCTACCTCAACACCTCCATGGACTCCTGCGTGGACGGCCACGTGGTGCTGAAGAACGGCCTCGAGGTCGACTCCAACACCATCGTGTGGACCGCCGGCGTCAAGCCGAACCCGGCCCTGGCCCGCTTCGGCCTGCCGCTGGGCCCGCGCGGCCACGTCGACGCCGAGCCGACCCTCCAGGTCAAGGGCACGGACTACATCTGGACCGCCGGCGACAACGCCCAGGTTCCGGACATGGCCTCCCGCAAGGCCGGCGTCGAGAACGCCTGGTGCCCGCCGAACGCCCAGCACGCGCTGCGCCAGGCCAAGGTCCTCGGCGACAACGTCATCTCGGGCATGCGCGGCTTCCCGCAGCACGAGTACTCGCACTCCAACAAGGGTGCGGTGGCGGGCCTCGGCCTCCACAAGGGCGTCGCGATGATCGTCATGGGCAAGATGAAGATCAAGCTCAAGGGCCGGCTCGCCTGGTACATGCACCGTGGCTACCACGGCATGGCCATGCCGACCTGGAACCGCAAGATCCGCGTCTTCGCCGACTGGACCCTCGGCATGTTCCTCAAGCGCGAGGTCGTCTCCCTCGGTGCGCTGGAGACCCCGCGCGAGGAGTTCTACGAGGCCGCCAAGCCGGCCCCGGCCGCCGCGGCTCCGGCCCAGAAGGCCAAGGCCTCCTGA
- a CDS encoding FtsB family cell division protein, protein MAGNRDRFSTFSTATRLKQLGERTAAHVYRSQSRRQVRRSRLTGRAALLVLVLCTLVVALAYPMRQYVSQRSEIAKQQRAAAAARDRLERLRDEKARWQDNAYAEQQARKHLHFLRPGEIGYIMTDPGAQGAEQHRTGQAGSDRPWYSNVWDGVDKADRPGD, encoded by the coding sequence ATGGCCGGGAACCGTGATCGGTTCTCCACCTTCTCGACCGCGACCAGGCTCAAGCAGCTCGGCGAGCGGACCGCCGCCCACGTCTACCGCTCGCAGTCGCGCCGCCAGGTCCGCCGCAGCCGGCTCACCGGCCGCGCGGCCCTCCTCGTGCTCGTCCTCTGTACGCTGGTCGTCGCCCTCGCGTATCCGATGCGCCAGTACGTGTCCCAGCGCTCGGAGATCGCGAAGCAGCAGCGGGCCGCCGCCGCCGCGCGGGACCGCCTGGAACGGCTCCGCGACGAGAAGGCCCGCTGGCAGGACAACGCCTACGCGGAGCAGCAGGCGCGCAAGCACCTGCACTTCCTGCGCCCGGGGGAGATCGGCTACATCATGACCGACCCCGGGGCGCAGGGCGCCGAGCAGCACCGGACCGGCCAGGCCGGCTCGGACCGCCCCTGGTACTCCAACGTCTGGGACGGCGTCGACAAGGCCGACCGCCCCGGCGACTGA
- a CDS encoding LysM peptidoglycan-binding domain-containing protein produces the protein MRSGNGRHRRPRQVPAIVVTAGVTGSALALPLLAATNASAADTSTWDKVAECESGGSWSANYGSGQYGGLQFSQDEWQSAGGSDFAKRPDLASRSQQIAVAERILASQGPQAWPLCAASAGLEGQSPAAVVDPGLPGGSAVKGPAPTRPDEDVPSTGKGKPSTDFGAPTPAPSPSATPSFVIPDGPLAPSLGLPVMPSPDEVTPTPTAPGTPTAPVDPNAPTTPPGTPGQPPVTPADPAAPATPGATTDPTAPATQGAPAAPGTSTGPTAPPVTAAEGNGKHRGAPATETPAASDAASAPSYTVQAGDSLVTIADAKGVKGGWKGLYAANEQVIGGNADLIKPGQNLDLTAQ, from the coding sequence ATGCGTTCCGGGAACGGCCGTCACAGACGCCCCCGTCAGGTGCCCGCGATAGTCGTCACCGCAGGAGTCACAGGCTCCGCGCTGGCACTGCCGCTTCTTGCCGCCACCAACGCCTCCGCGGCCGACACCTCCACGTGGGACAAGGTCGCCGAATGCGAGAGCGGCGGCAGCTGGAGTGCCAACTACGGCAGCGGCCAGTACGGCGGCCTCCAGTTCAGCCAGGACGAGTGGCAGAGCGCCGGCGGCTCCGACTTCGCCAAGCGGCCCGACCTCGCGAGCCGGTCCCAGCAGATCGCCGTGGCCGAGCGCATTCTGGCTTCCCAGGGCCCGCAGGCGTGGCCGCTGTGCGCGGCGTCGGCCGGGCTGGAGGGGCAGAGCCCCGCCGCGGTCGTCGACCCCGGCCTGCCCGGCGGTTCCGCCGTGAAGGGCCCGGCGCCGACCCGGCCGGACGAAGACGTGCCCTCGACGGGGAAGGGGAAGCCGTCCACGGACTTCGGCGCTCCCACCCCCGCCCCGAGCCCGTCGGCCACCCCGTCGTTCGTCATTCCCGACGGCCCGCTCGCGCCCTCCCTCGGACTGCCCGTCATGCCCTCGCCGGACGAGGTGACGCCGACCCCGACCGCCCCGGGCACACCGACCGCCCCCGTGGACCCGAACGCGCCCACCACGCCGCCCGGCACCCCGGGCCAGCCCCCGGTGACCCCGGCCGACCCCGCGGCCCCCGCCACTCCGGGCGCCACGACGGACCCGACGGCACCGGCCACCCAGGGCGCCCCGGCCGCCCCGGGCACCTCCACCGGCCCCACCGCACCGCCCGTCACGGCAGCTGAGGGCAACGGCAAGCACCGCGGAGCCCCCGCGACCGAGACGCCGGCCGCATCTGATGCCGCGTCGGCCCCCTCGTACACCGTGCAGGCGGGCGACAGCCTGGTCACCATCGCGGATGCCAAGGGGGTCAAGGGCGGCTGGAAGGGGCTCTACGCGGCCAATGAGCAGGTCATCGGCGGCAACGCGGATCTGATCAAGCCCGGACAGAACCTGGATCTAACCGCGCAATAA
- a CDS encoding DUF501 domain-containing protein: MQTPPPQTDRTEPTDADIEAFEQQLGRPPRGLRAIAHRCPCGQPDVVETAPRLPDGTPFPTLYYLTCPRAASAIGTLEANGVMKEMQARLVEDPELAAAYQAAHEDYIRRRDAIDVLQGFPSAGGMPDRVKCLHVLVGHSLAAGPGVNPFGDEALAMLPEWWAKGPCVTPCGDKEDRA; the protein is encoded by the coding sequence ATGCAGACGCCCCCGCCCCAGACCGACCGGACCGAGCCGACCGACGCGGACATCGAGGCGTTCGAGCAGCAGCTCGGACGCCCGCCGCGCGGGCTGCGCGCCATCGCGCACCGCTGCCCCTGCGGCCAGCCGGACGTGGTGGAGACCGCGCCGCGGCTCCCCGACGGCACCCCCTTCCCGACGCTGTACTACCTGACGTGCCCGCGCGCGGCCTCCGCGATCGGCACGCTGGAGGCCAACGGCGTGATGAAGGAGATGCAGGCCCGGCTCGTCGAGGACCCCGAGCTCGCCGCCGCCTACCAGGCCGCGCACGAGGACTACATCCGGCGCCGCGACGCCATCGATGTGCTCCAGGGCTTCCCGAGCGCCGGCGGGATGCCGGACCGGGTCAAGTGCCTGCACGTCCTGGTCGGCCACTCCCTGGCCGCGGGCCCGGGCGTGAACCCGTTCGGCGACGAGGCCCTGGCGATGCTGCCGGAGTGGTGGGCCAAGGGCCCCTGCGTCACCCCGTGCGGGGACAAGGAGGACCGGGCGTGA
- a CDS encoding type II toxin-antitoxin system RelE family toxin, protein MRRVAPAAMRVLAALTALEDDPYGEDADVKKLTGPSGLYRLRVGTYRIAYQVLDGELVILVVKVGDRRDIYRTI, encoded by the coding sequence ATTCGAAGGGTCGCACCGGCCGCAATGCGCGTCCTCGCCGCACTGACCGCGCTGGAAGACGATCCGTACGGCGAGGACGCCGACGTCAAGAAGCTCACCGGGCCGTCCGGGCTCTACCGGCTCCGGGTGGGTACGTACCGGATCGCCTATCAGGTCTTGGACGGCGAGCTCGTCATCCTCGTCGTCAAGGTCGGCGACCGGCGCGACATCTACCGCACCATCTGA